The proteins below come from a single Juglans regia cultivar Chandler chromosome 12, Walnut 2.0, whole genome shotgun sequence genomic window:
- the LOC109001473 gene encoding probable inactive purple acid phosphatase 29 isoform X3: MKKPLVLIVLLLSLYLLPIWGFAAKQQQQQQQQQPQQLRFGKDGEFKILQVADMHYGDGKTTPCEDVLPSEFPTCSDLNTTAFIQRMILAEKPNFIVFTGDNIFGFDATDPAKSLNAAFAPAISSKIPWAAVLGNHDQESTLSREGVMKHIVGLKNTLSQVNPVEAHVIDGFGNYNLQVGGVEGSSFENKSVLNLYFLDSGDYSTVSSILGYGWIKPSQQLWFERTSKKLQRAYMDKPEAQKGPAPGLVYFHIPLPEFASFDSTNITGVKQEGISSASVNSGFFTTMLAAGDVKAVFTGHDHLNDFCGQLTGIQLCYAGGFGYHAYGKAGWARRARVVVANLEKTEKGSWGAVKSIRTWKRLDDAHLTPIDGHVLWSKTSAGSRRKKHIGGP, encoded by the exons ATGAAGAAACCATTGGTACTGATCGTGCTGCTTCTTTCTCTCTATTTGCTTCCCATCTGGGGCTTTGCTGCgaaacagcagcagcagcagcagcagcagcagccgcAACAGCTGCGGTTTGGGAAAGATGGGGAGTTTAAGATACTGCAGGTGGCCGATATGCATTATGGGGACGGCAAGACCACACCTTGCGAGGACGTGCTTCCCAGCGAGTTCCCCACTTGCTCTGACCTTAATACCACAGCCTTTATCCAGCGGATGATCCTCGCCGAGAAGCCCAATTTCATCGTTTTCACcg GGGACAACATCTTTGGGTTTGACGCAACGGATCCAGCCAAGTCTTTGAATGCTGCCTTTGCACCAGCAATCTCATCCAAAATCCCATGGGCTGCTGTTTTGGGGAACCATGATCAGGAATCCACCCTCTCAAGGGAAGGTGTGATGAAACATATAGTTGGCTTGAAGAACACACTGTCTCAAGTCAATCCTGTGGAAGCGCATGTTATTGACGGTTTTGGGAACTATAACCTCCAAGTTGGTGGGGTTGAGGGCTCTAGTTTTGAGAACAAGTCCGTTCTCAACCTGTATTTCCTTGACAGTGGAGATTACTCCACGGTCTCATCAATCCTTGGCTATGGTTGGATCAAACCCTCTCAGCAACTTTGGTTTGAACGCACTTCCAAAAAGCTTCAG AGGGCATATATGGACAAGCCTGAGGCTCAGAAAGGACCTGCTCCCGGGCTTGTGTACTTTCACATCCCATTGCCGGAATTTGCAAGTTTCGACTCGACAAACATCACTGGTGTGAAACAGGAAGGCATCAGCTCTGCTTCTGTGAACTCTGGCTTTTTCACGACCATGCTAGCTGCTGGAGATGTGAAGGCAGTTTTCACTGGCCACGATCATCTCAATGATTTCTGTGGCCAGCTGACTGGTATACAACTGTGTTATGCTGGGGGATTTGGATACCATGCTTATGGGAAGGCTGGATGGGCAAGGAGAGCAAGGGTGGTGGTAGCAAACTTGGAGAAAACAGAAAAGGGCAGTTGGGGAGCAGTAAAGTCAATCAGAACATGGAAGCGCCTTGATGATGCGCATCTGACTCCTATTGACGGACATGTCCTTTGGAGCAAGACTTCTGCTG GTAGCCGTAGAAAAAAACATATTGGTGGCCCTTGA
- the LOC109001379 gene encoding WAT1-related protein At3g30340-like isoform X2, with protein MHLVKIMNSFAEWKLVAVMVAVTFALSIVNFLLKKVLNEGMNQLIIVTYRQSISAFFLAPIAYLWERVTFTQYFFLLGLQYTSATYACAFLNMVPVNTFLLALPFGLEKVRMKSKGGKAKVLGSLVCIAGVLVLTLYKGKSLNKPQLRATTHKPNRADQMVSAKTVRWAIGSLLLAAGSLLWSSWFLIQARIGKRYPYQYSNIAFLNLFGAIQSAILSFIIEKDLAMWVLKGRLEILSVIYSGMVGSGLCYVAMSWCVKQRGPLFTSAFTPLVQIFIALFDFSILHDQIYLGSILGSLLVIIGMYVLLWGKSNDKQDHAAEEDADCHPVSQVIIPVTKQPMVSLTSSEQL; from the exons atgcatctagTTAAGATCATGAATAGCTTTGCAGAATGGAAGCTTGTTGCTGTCATGGTAGCGGTTACCTTTGCATTGTCTATTGTGAATTTTCTTCTTAAGAAAGTTCTTAACGAAGGAATGAaccaattaattattgttacaTACCGACAGTCCAtttctgcatttttcttggcACCCATTGCCTACCTCTGGGAAAG GGTAACGTTCACACAATACTTTTTCCTCCTTGGACTTCAATACACGTCTGCTACCTACGCATGCGCTTTCCTCAACATGGTGCCTGTCAACACATTTCTACTGGCACTTCCATTTGG TCTAGAGAAAGTGAGAATGAAAAGCAAGGGCGGGAAAGCTAAGGTGTTAGGTAGTCTGGTATGCATTGCAGGTGTTTTGGTATTAACCCTTTACAAAGGAAAGTCACTGAATAAACCACAGTTGCGAGCCACAACTCACAAACCAAACCGTGCCGATCAGATGGTTTCTGCTAAGACAGTGAGGTGGGCAATCGGTTCGTTACTTTTGGCTGCTGGCAGTCTTTTGTGGTCCTCATGGTTCCTTATACAAGCAAGAATTGGCAAAAGATATCCGTATCAATATTCTAACATAGCATTTTTAAACTTGTTTGGTGCAATTCAATCAGCCATCTTGAGTTTCATCATTGAGAAAGACCTTGCTATGTGGGTTTTGAAAGGGAGGTTAGAGATTTTAAGTGTCATATATTCT GGGATGGTTGGGTCAGGCCTGTGCTATGTGGCGATGTCATGGTGTGTCAAGCAAAGAGGTCCACTCTTCACGTCAGCATTCACCCCCCTCGTACAGATATTTATAGCCCTGTTTGATTTCTCTATCTTGCATGATCAAATTTACCTTGGAAG TATTCTGGGATCTCTCCTAGTTATAATCGGCATGTATGTTCTTCTATGGGGTAAAAGCAATGACAAACAAGACCATGCAGCTGAAGAAGATGCAGATTGTCACCCGGTGTCACAAGTGATCATACCTGTCACAAAACAACCCATGGTGTCCTTGACCAGTTCCGAACAGTTATAA
- the LOC109001473 gene encoding probable inactive purple acid phosphatase 29 isoform X1, with amino-acid sequence MKKPLVLIVLLLSLYLLPIWGFAAKQQQQQQQQQPQQLRFGKDGEFKILQVADMHYGDGKTTPCEDVLPSEFPTCSDLNTTAFIQRMILAEKPNFIVFTGDNIFGFDATDPAKSLNAAFAPAISSKIPWAAVLGNHDQESTLSREGVMKHIVGLKNTLSQVNPVEAHVIDGFGNYNLQVGGVEGSSFENKSVLNLYFLDSGDYSTVSSILGYGWIKPSQQLWFERTSKKLQRAYMDKPEAQKGPAPGLVYFHIPLPEFASFDSTNITGVKQEGISSASVNSGFFTTMLAAGDVKAVFTGHDHLNDFCGQLTGIQLCYAGGFGYHAYGKAGWARRARVVVANLEKTEKGSWGAVKSIRTWKRLDDAHLTPIDGHVLWSKTSAESLNVQCAGNFAEHELHSSS; translated from the exons ATGAAGAAACCATTGGTACTGATCGTGCTGCTTCTTTCTCTCTATTTGCTTCCCATCTGGGGCTTTGCTGCgaaacagcagcagcagcagcagcagcagcagccgcAACAGCTGCGGTTTGGGAAAGATGGGGAGTTTAAGATACTGCAGGTGGCCGATATGCATTATGGGGACGGCAAGACCACACCTTGCGAGGACGTGCTTCCCAGCGAGTTCCCCACTTGCTCTGACCTTAATACCACAGCCTTTATCCAGCGGATGATCCTCGCCGAGAAGCCCAATTTCATCGTTTTCACcg GGGACAACATCTTTGGGTTTGACGCAACGGATCCAGCCAAGTCTTTGAATGCTGCCTTTGCACCAGCAATCTCATCCAAAATCCCATGGGCTGCTGTTTTGGGGAACCATGATCAGGAATCCACCCTCTCAAGGGAAGGTGTGATGAAACATATAGTTGGCTTGAAGAACACACTGTCTCAAGTCAATCCTGTGGAAGCGCATGTTATTGACGGTTTTGGGAACTATAACCTCCAAGTTGGTGGGGTTGAGGGCTCTAGTTTTGAGAACAAGTCCGTTCTCAACCTGTATTTCCTTGACAGTGGAGATTACTCCACGGTCTCATCAATCCTTGGCTATGGTTGGATCAAACCCTCTCAGCAACTTTGGTTTGAACGCACTTCCAAAAAGCTTCAG AGGGCATATATGGACAAGCCTGAGGCTCAGAAAGGACCTGCTCCCGGGCTTGTGTACTTTCACATCCCATTGCCGGAATTTGCAAGTTTCGACTCGACAAACATCACTGGTGTGAAACAGGAAGGCATCAGCTCTGCTTCTGTGAACTCTGGCTTTTTCACGACCATGCTAGCTGCTGGAGATGTGAAGGCAGTTTTCACTGGCCACGATCATCTCAATGATTTCTGTGGCCAGCTGACTGGTATACAACTGTGTTATGCTGGGGGATTTGGATACCATGCTTATGGGAAGGCTGGATGGGCAAGGAGAGCAAGGGTGGTGGTAGCAAACTTGGAGAAAACAGAAAAGGGCAGTTGGGGAGCAGTAAAGTCAATCAGAACATGGAAGCGCCTTGATGATGCGCATCTGACTCCTATTGACGGACATGTCCTTTGGAGCAAGACTTCTGCTG AATCCCTGAATGTACAATGTGCAGGAAACTTTGCCGAGCATGAGCTTCATAGTTCATCTTGA
- the LOC109001473 gene encoding probable inactive purple acid phosphatase 29 isoform X2, which produces MKKPLVLIVLLLSLYLLPIWGFAAKQQQQQQQQQPQQLRFGKDGEFKILQVADMHYGDGKTTPCEDVLPSEFPTCSDLNTTAFIQRMILAEKPNFIVFTGDNIFGFDATDPAKSLNAAFAPAISSKIPWAAVLGNHDQESTLSREGVMKHIVGLKNTLSQVNPVEAHVIDGFGNYNLQVGGVEGSSFENKSVLNLYFLDSGDYSTVSSILGYGWIKPSQQLWFERTSKKLQRAYMDKPEAQKGPAPGLVYFHIPLPEFASFDSTNITGVKQEGISSASVNSGFFTTMLAAGDVKAVFTGHDHLNDFCGQLTGIQLCYAGGFGYHAYGKAGWARRARVVVANLEKTEKGSWGAVKSIRTWKRLDDAHLTPIDGHVLWSKTSAGNFAEHELHSSS; this is translated from the exons ATGAAGAAACCATTGGTACTGATCGTGCTGCTTCTTTCTCTCTATTTGCTTCCCATCTGGGGCTTTGCTGCgaaacagcagcagcagcagcagcagcagcagccgcAACAGCTGCGGTTTGGGAAAGATGGGGAGTTTAAGATACTGCAGGTGGCCGATATGCATTATGGGGACGGCAAGACCACACCTTGCGAGGACGTGCTTCCCAGCGAGTTCCCCACTTGCTCTGACCTTAATACCACAGCCTTTATCCAGCGGATGATCCTCGCCGAGAAGCCCAATTTCATCGTTTTCACcg GGGACAACATCTTTGGGTTTGACGCAACGGATCCAGCCAAGTCTTTGAATGCTGCCTTTGCACCAGCAATCTCATCCAAAATCCCATGGGCTGCTGTTTTGGGGAACCATGATCAGGAATCCACCCTCTCAAGGGAAGGTGTGATGAAACATATAGTTGGCTTGAAGAACACACTGTCTCAAGTCAATCCTGTGGAAGCGCATGTTATTGACGGTTTTGGGAACTATAACCTCCAAGTTGGTGGGGTTGAGGGCTCTAGTTTTGAGAACAAGTCCGTTCTCAACCTGTATTTCCTTGACAGTGGAGATTACTCCACGGTCTCATCAATCCTTGGCTATGGTTGGATCAAACCCTCTCAGCAACTTTGGTTTGAACGCACTTCCAAAAAGCTTCAG AGGGCATATATGGACAAGCCTGAGGCTCAGAAAGGACCTGCTCCCGGGCTTGTGTACTTTCACATCCCATTGCCGGAATTTGCAAGTTTCGACTCGACAAACATCACTGGTGTGAAACAGGAAGGCATCAGCTCTGCTTCTGTGAACTCTGGCTTTTTCACGACCATGCTAGCTGCTGGAGATGTGAAGGCAGTTTTCACTGGCCACGATCATCTCAATGATTTCTGTGGCCAGCTGACTGGTATACAACTGTGTTATGCTGGGGGATTTGGATACCATGCTTATGGGAAGGCTGGATGGGCAAGGAGAGCAAGGGTGGTGGTAGCAAACTTGGAGAAAACAGAAAAGGGCAGTTGGGGAGCAGTAAAGTCAATCAGAACATGGAAGCGCCTTGATGATGCGCATCTGACTCCTATTGACGGACATGTCCTTTGGAGCAAGACTTCTGCTG GAAACTTTGCCGAGCATGAGCTTCATAGTTCATCTTGA
- the LOC109001379 gene encoding WAT1-related protein At3g30340-like isoform X1, translating into MHLVKIMNSFAEWKLVAVMVAVTFALSIVNFLLKKVLNEGMNQLIIVTYRQSISAFFLAPIAYLWERKSRSELTARILCQLFFSALVGVTFTQYFFLLGLQYTSATYACAFLNMVPVNTFLLALPFGLEKVRMKSKGGKAKVLGSLVCIAGVLVLTLYKGKSLNKPQLRATTHKPNRADQMVSAKTVRWAIGSLLLAAGSLLWSSWFLIQARIGKRYPYQYSNIAFLNLFGAIQSAILSFIIEKDLAMWVLKGRLEILSVIYSGMVGSGLCYVAMSWCVKQRGPLFTSAFTPLVQIFIALFDFSILHDQIYLGSILGSLLVIIGMYVLLWGKSNDKQDHAAEEDADCHPVSQVIIPVTKQPMVSLTSSEQL; encoded by the exons atgcatctagTTAAGATCATGAATAGCTTTGCAGAATGGAAGCTTGTTGCTGTCATGGTAGCGGTTACCTTTGCATTGTCTATTGTGAATTTTCTTCTTAAGAAAGTTCTTAACGAAGGAATGAaccaattaattattgttacaTACCGACAGTCCAtttctgcatttttcttggcACCCATTGCCTACCTCTGGGAAAG GAAAAGCAGATCTGAACTTACAGCTCGTATCTTATGTCAACTTTTCTTCAGCGCTCTGGTCGG GGTAACGTTCACACAATACTTTTTCCTCCTTGGACTTCAATACACGTCTGCTACCTACGCATGCGCTTTCCTCAACATGGTGCCTGTCAACACATTTCTACTGGCACTTCCATTTGG TCTAGAGAAAGTGAGAATGAAAAGCAAGGGCGGGAAAGCTAAGGTGTTAGGTAGTCTGGTATGCATTGCAGGTGTTTTGGTATTAACCCTTTACAAAGGAAAGTCACTGAATAAACCACAGTTGCGAGCCACAACTCACAAACCAAACCGTGCCGATCAGATGGTTTCTGCTAAGACAGTGAGGTGGGCAATCGGTTCGTTACTTTTGGCTGCTGGCAGTCTTTTGTGGTCCTCATGGTTCCTTATACAAGCAAGAATTGGCAAAAGATATCCGTATCAATATTCTAACATAGCATTTTTAAACTTGTTTGGTGCAATTCAATCAGCCATCTTGAGTTTCATCATTGAGAAAGACCTTGCTATGTGGGTTTTGAAAGGGAGGTTAGAGATTTTAAGTGTCATATATTCT GGGATGGTTGGGTCAGGCCTGTGCTATGTGGCGATGTCATGGTGTGTCAAGCAAAGAGGTCCACTCTTCACGTCAGCATTCACCCCCCTCGTACAGATATTTATAGCCCTGTTTGATTTCTCTATCTTGCATGATCAAATTTACCTTGGAAG TATTCTGGGATCTCTCCTAGTTATAATCGGCATGTATGTTCTTCTATGGGGTAAAAGCAATGACAAACAAGACCATGCAGCTGAAGAAGATGCAGATTGTCACCCGGTGTCACAAGTGATCATACCTGTCACAAAACAACCCATGGTGTCCTTGACCAGTTCCGAACAGTTATAA